CTTCGGTTTAGCCACCAACAGTTCTGTAAACTCAATGATCTTGCCGGCAATGTCTTTCTGGGTGGCTTTCTCAATGCCTTCCAGCCCCGGCGAGGAATTGACTTCCAGAATAAGGGGACCGCGCTTGGATTGCAGCATGTCTACCCCGGCCACGTCCAGGCCCAGAGACTTGGCGGCCATGAGGGCGGCGGCTTTCTCGGCGCGGGACAGTTTGATGAGGGTGGCGCTGCCGCCGCGGTGCAGGTTAGACCTGAACTCACCTTCCTTGCCCTGCCGTTTCATGGCACCCACCACCTCGCCGTTCACCACAAATACGCGTATGTCGGCGCCCTTGCTCTCGGCAATGAATTCCTGCACGATAATGCGGGCCTTGAGGTTATGGAAGGCCTCAATCACCGACTCGGCGGCTTTCTGGGTTTCAGCCAGTACCACGCCCAGGCCCTGTGTGCCTTCCAGCAATTTAATCACCAGCGGGGCCCCGCCTACTTCCTTGATCAGTTCCTTTACTTCTTTGGAGTAGTTAGTGAAGGCGGTTTTGGGCATACCCAGGCCGGCGCGGGCCATA
This Rufibacter radiotolerans DNA region includes the following protein-coding sequences:
- the rimK gene encoding 30S ribosomal protein S6--L-glutamate ligase, coding for MKIAILSRDPKLYSTRRLVEAAQQRGHEAVVLDHLRCDLVMEKGDPHILYKGELLTGIDAVIPRIGASVTFYGTAVVRQFEMMKVKSVVASQSIVRSRDKLRSLQIMARAGLGMPKTAFTNYSKEVKELIKEVGGAPLVIKLLEGTQGLGVVLAETQKAAESVIEAFHNLKARIIVQEFIAESKGADIRVFVVNGEVVGAMKRQGKEGEFRSNLHRGGSATLIKLSRAEKAAALMAAKSLGLDVAGVDMLQSKRGPLILEVNSSPGLEGIEKATQKDIAGKIIEFTELLVAKPKAKKAKQKNNPDSGDDHQ